From Acidothermus cellulolyticus 11B, a single genomic window includes:
- the rpmG gene encoding 50S ribosomal protein L33, whose amino-acid sequence MAAKTDIRPKITLACQECKHRNYITRKNRRNDPDRLELKKYCPHCNKHQVHRETR is encoded by the coding sequence GTGGCCGCAAAGACCGACATCCGGCCGAAGATCACTTTGGCGTGTCAGGAGTGCAAGCACCGCAACTACATCACCCGGAAGAACCGGCGCAACGACCCGGACCGCCTGGAGCTCAAGAAATACTGCCCGCACTGCAACAAGCACCAGGTGCACCGCGAGACACGCTGA
- a CDS encoding FAS1-like dehydratase domain-containing protein — protein MPAADLVGRSFAPDFPYEVSRSKIREFAAAIGDRHPAYHDVAAAQSLGHPDLVAPPTFAIVATLPASEQLVRDLGLDFASVVHGDQRFTLNRPIYAGDVLHVTVTVERARAVAGNTILTTRSDITDAARQPVGAAYTTLVIRESA, from the coding sequence ATGCCGGCGGCCGACCTCGTGGGGCGGAGCTTCGCGCCCGACTTTCCGTACGAGGTGAGCCGCAGCAAGATTCGGGAATTCGCCGCCGCGATCGGCGACCGGCACCCCGCGTACCACGACGTCGCAGCCGCCCAGTCTCTCGGCCATCCTGACCTCGTCGCACCACCCACCTTCGCGATCGTCGCCACCCTCCCGGCCTCCGAACAGCTCGTACGTGATCTCGGTCTCGATTTCGCCTCGGTCGTCCACGGCGACCAGCGGTTCACGCTCAACCGCCCGATCTACGCGGGGGACGTGCTGCACGTGACGGTCACGGTCGAACGCGCCCGGGCCGTCGCCGGCAACACGATCCTCACCACCCGCAGTGACATCACGGACGCCGCCCGGCAACCGGTAGGCGCGGCGTACACGACGCTCGTCATCCGGGAGTCGGCGTGA
- the nusG gene encoding transcription termination/antitermination protein NusG, which produces MPFAPRDIEGESDGPVSRTSKSSRANAAVDEARPADAEAPAENVTDTEEDPVEALRRQLRDAPGQWYVVHTYAGYENRAKANLENRIQSLNMEDYIYQVEVPQEEVVEIKNGKRQIVKRNIFPGYVLVRMELTDESWAAVRYTPAVTGFVGPSASKPAPLTLDEVLRFLAPAVKSRKEAAAAATPKIVDFEVGESVTVMDGPFATLPATISEINPDQQKLKVLVSIFGRETPVELSFNQVAKI; this is translated from the coding sequence ATTCCGTTCGCGCCGCGAGACATTGAGGGAGAAAGTGACGGTCCCGTGAGTCGTACGTCGAAGTCGTCCCGTGCCAACGCCGCCGTCGACGAAGCGCGGCCTGCGGACGCCGAAGCGCCGGCCGAGAACGTGACGGACACCGAGGAAGACCCCGTCGAGGCGTTGCGCCGCCAACTGCGGGACGCCCCGGGGCAGTGGTACGTCGTCCACACCTACGCCGGATACGAGAACCGCGCGAAGGCGAACCTGGAGAACCGCATCCAGTCGCTGAACATGGAGGACTACATCTACCAGGTGGAAGTCCCCCAGGAAGAAGTCGTCGAAATCAAGAACGGCAAGCGGCAGATCGTCAAGCGGAACATCTTCCCCGGTTACGTTCTCGTCCGGATGGAGCTCACCGACGAGTCATGGGCGGCTGTCCGCTATACGCCGGCGGTGACCGGGTTCGTCGGCCCGAGCGCGTCCAAGCCGGCGCCGCTCACCCTTGACGAGGTGCTCCGCTTCCTCGCGCCGGCCGTGAAGTCCCGCAAGGAGGCCGCAGCCGCCGCCACGCCAAAGATTGTGGATTTCGAGGTCGGCGAATCGGTGACGGTGATGGACGGGCCGTTTGCGACCCTGCCGGCCACGATCAGCGAGATCAACCCGGATCAGCAGAAGCTCAAGGTGCTCGTCTCGATTTTCGGTCGGGAGACACCGGTCGAATTGTCGTTCAACCAGGTCGCCAAGATCTGA
- a CDS encoding TetR/AcrR family transcriptional regulator: MASLPALEGSTPRDGRAGRMSADQRREQVLAAALAEFARGGLAGTSTEAIAVRAGISQPYLFRLFGSKRELFLAAVRRCFANVSAAFAAATRGLSGDEALQALGRSYDELLADRETLLVQLHTYAACDDPVVRDCVRDGFRMLYEQVQRVTGAPPERMVAFFAAGMLANVVAALQLGEVDEPWAVALRDYGAFLDLGC, encoded by the coding sequence ATGGCGTCACTTCCTGCCCTCGAAGGTTCGACTCCCCGCGACGGCCGTGCTGGGCGGATGAGCGCGGATCAGCGACGAGAGCAGGTGCTTGCCGCCGCGCTCGCTGAATTTGCCCGCGGCGGGTTGGCCGGAACCTCCACCGAAGCGATCGCCGTCCGCGCGGGAATTTCGCAGCCGTATCTGTTCCGCCTCTTCGGCAGTAAACGCGAGCTTTTCCTTGCCGCTGTCCGGCGCTGTTTTGCCAACGTGTCGGCCGCCTTCGCCGCCGCGACCCGCGGCCTGAGCGGCGACGAGGCCTTGCAGGCGCTGGGGCGCAGCTACGACGAACTGCTCGCCGACCGCGAGACTCTTCTGGTGCAACTGCATACCTATGCCGCCTGCGACGATCCCGTCGTCCGGGACTGCGTCCGTGACGGCTTCCGCATGCTGTACGAGCAGGTGCAGCGTGTGACGGGTGCTCCGCCGGAGCGGATGGTCGCGTTCTTTGCCGCCGGGATGCTGGCAAACGTCGTCGCCGCCCTCCAGCTCGGCGAAGTGGACGAACCGTGGGCGGTGGCGCTGCGTGACTACGGCGCCTTCCTTGACCTCGGCTGCTGA
- the rplA gene encoding 50S ribosomal protein L1, producing the protein MKRGKKYRAAAQLVDRTKLYSPLEAMRLAKQTNTMRVPATVEVAMRLGVDPRKADQMVRGTVNLPHGTGKTPRVLVFATAERAEEARAAGADYVGADELIEQVANGFLDFDAVVATPDLMGKVGRLGRILGPRGLMPNPKTGTVTNDVAKAVADIKSGKIEFRVDRQANLHLVIGKTDFTEQQLVENYAAALDEVLRLKPPTAKGRYLKKVTISTTMGPGIPVDPNRVRNLLAEETAAA; encoded by the coding sequence ATGAAACGCGGAAAGAAATACCGGGCTGCGGCTCAACTCGTTGACCGCACCAAGCTGTACTCGCCGCTGGAGGCGATGCGGCTGGCCAAACAGACCAACACCATGCGGGTGCCCGCGACCGTGGAGGTCGCGATGCGGCTAGGCGTGGATCCCCGCAAGGCGGATCAGATGGTGCGCGGAACGGTGAACCTGCCGCATGGCACCGGCAAGACCCCGCGCGTCCTCGTCTTCGCCACCGCGGAACGGGCCGAGGAAGCGCGGGCCGCCGGCGCGGACTACGTCGGCGCCGATGAGCTGATCGAGCAAGTGGCGAACGGGTTCCTCGACTTCGACGCCGTCGTCGCCACCCCGGACTTGATGGGCAAGGTGGGTCGCCTCGGCCGGATACTCGGACCGCGTGGGCTCATGCCGAACCCGAAGACCGGCACGGTCACCAACGACGTCGCCAAGGCCGTTGCCGACATCAAGAGCGGGAAGATCGAGTTTCGGGTTGACCGGCAGGCCAATCTCCACCTCGTGATCGGGAAGACCGACTTCACCGAGCAGCAGCTGGTGGAGAATTACGCCGCCGCACTCGACGAGGTGCTCCGACTCAAGCCGCCGACGGCGAAGGGCCGGTACCTGAAGAAGGTCACCATCTCGACGACGATGGGTCCGGGGATCCCGGTCGATCCGAACCGGGTCCGCAACCTCCTCGCCGAGGAGACTGCAGCCGCCTGA
- the rplL gene encoding 50S ribosomal protein L7/L12 encodes MAKLSTDELIEAFKELSLLELSEFVKRFEETFGVTAAAPVAVAAAPAAGAGAAPAEEVEEQAEFDVILEDAGAQKIQVIKAVRELTSLGLKEAKDLVDGAPKPVLEKVNKETADKAKAALEGAGAKVTVK; translated from the coding sequence ATGGCCAAGCTCAGCACCGACGAGCTCATCGAGGCATTCAAGGAGCTCTCGCTGCTCGAACTCTCCGAGTTCGTCAAGCGTTTCGAGGAGACGTTCGGCGTGACCGCTGCCGCGCCGGTCGCTGTGGCGGCCGCTCCGGCCGCGGGTGCCGGGGCCGCCCCGGCCGAGGAGGTCGAGGAGCAGGCCGAGTTCGACGTCATCCTCGAGGACGCCGGCGCGCAGAAGATTCAGGTCATCAAGGCCGTCCGCGAGCTCACCAGCCTCGGGCTCAAGGAGGCGAAGGACCTCGTCGACGGGGCGCCGAAGCCGGTCCTGGAGAAGGTCAACAAGGAGACGGCCGACAAGGCCAAGGCCGCGCTCGAAGGCGCCGGCGCCAAAGTCACCGTCAAGTAG
- a CDS encoding UDP-N-acetylmuramate dehydrogenase — MPVLDPPVCLAECTTLRLGGPAARFVDAHDEAELLDEIRQADDNGEPLLVIGAGSNLVVADAGFPGTVLRVAFRGIRWSSDGDRLLVDIAAGQVWDDVVTAAIAEGCAGLECLSGIPGLAGATPVQNVGAYGAEIADVCVGVRVYDRLARRVRWLAGSECRFGYRHSILKNDDRYVVLTVRLSLRRSRLSTPIRYQQLADALGVPLGDCAPVDAVRNAVLELRAAKGMLLDPGDPDTVSAGSFFTNPIVPDSQAPPEAPRFPAHAPGLVKIPAAWLIEQAGFAKGHRLDGVGISSKHALALVNRGGSTADLLELARRIRAAVQEKFGILLDVEPRLVGVRL, encoded by the coding sequence GTGCCCGTGCTCGACCCCCCGGTCTGCCTCGCCGAGTGCACCACGTTGCGTCTCGGCGGTCCGGCCGCGCGGTTCGTTGACGCCCACGACGAGGCCGAGCTGCTCGACGAGATCCGCCAGGCCGACGACAACGGCGAGCCGCTGCTCGTCATCGGTGCCGGCAGCAACCTCGTGGTTGCCGACGCGGGCTTCCCGGGAACCGTGCTGCGGGTCGCATTCCGCGGCATCCGCTGGTCAAGCGACGGCGACCGGCTGCTGGTCGATATCGCGGCCGGTCAGGTGTGGGACGACGTCGTCACCGCGGCCATCGCCGAAGGGTGCGCGGGATTGGAATGCCTCTCCGGAATTCCCGGACTTGCCGGGGCCACGCCGGTTCAGAACGTCGGCGCGTACGGGGCGGAAATCGCCGATGTCTGTGTCGGCGTCCGCGTCTACGACCGGCTGGCACGCCGGGTGCGGTGGTTGGCCGGGTCAGAGTGCCGATTCGGTTACCGGCACAGCATCCTGAAAAACGACGACCGATACGTCGTGCTCACCGTCCGGCTTTCGCTGCGGCGCAGCCGTTTGTCGACGCCGATCCGCTATCAGCAGCTTGCCGATGCCCTCGGCGTTCCGCTGGGAGACTGCGCTCCGGTGGACGCCGTCCGCAACGCTGTGCTCGAATTACGGGCCGCCAAAGGAATGCTGCTCGACCCGGGTGACCCGGACACGGTGAGCGCGGGATCGTTTTTCACCAATCCCATTGTCCCGGACTCCCAGGCGCCTCCCGAGGCGCCGCGTTTTCCGGCCCATGCTCCGGGGCTGGTGAAAATCCCGGCCGCCTGGCTCATCGAACAAGCCGGTTTCGCCAAAGGACACCGCTTGGACGGCGTCGGAATTTCCAGCAAGCACGCGCTCGCGCTGGTGAACCGCGGCGGAAGCACGGCGGACCTCCTGGAATTGGCGCGCCGCATCCGGGCGGCGGTTCAGGAGAAATTCGGAATTCTGCTGGACGTCGAACCCCGGTTGGTCGGCGTCCGACTCTGA
- the rplK gene encoding 50S ribosomal protein L11 — protein MPPKKKITAVIKLQINAGQATPAPPIGPALGQHGVNIMEFCKQYNAATESQRGNVVPVEITVYEDRSFTFVTKTPPAAELIKKAAGIEKGSAAPHRTKVATLTREQLRQIAQTKLPDLNAHDVEAAEKIIAGTARSMGVTITD, from the coding sequence ATGCCACCGAAGAAGAAGATCACTGCGGTCATCAAGCTGCAAATCAACGCCGGACAGGCGACGCCTGCGCCGCCGATCGGTCCAGCGCTCGGCCAGCACGGCGTCAACATCATGGAGTTCTGCAAGCAGTACAACGCGGCCACCGAGTCGCAACGCGGCAACGTCGTACCGGTTGAGATCACCGTCTACGAGGACCGCTCCTTCACCTTCGTCACCAAGACGCCGCCGGCCGCCGAGCTGATCAAGAAGGCGGCGGGAATTGAGAAAGGCTCCGCTGCGCCGCACCGCACAAAGGTCGCCACCCTGACCCGCGAGCAATTGCGGCAGATCGCGCAGACCAAGCTGCCGGACCTCAACGCGCACGACGTCGAAGCAGCCGAGAAGATCATCGCTGGCACGGCTCGCTCAATGGGCGTGACAATCACCGACTGA
- the secE gene encoding preprotein translocase subunit SecE yields MAETTPSAAARRRPERAASDRNVFERIGVWYRQIVAEMRKVIWPTRRELVTYTIVTVVFAVVMIAIVAGLDYGANWAVLKIFG; encoded by the coding sequence GTGGCGGAGACGACACCGTCGGCAGCAGCGCGCCGGCGTCCGGAGCGGGCGGCGTCCGACCGCAACGTCTTCGAGCGGATCGGCGTCTGGTACCGGCAGATCGTGGCCGAGATGCGCAAGGTCATCTGGCCGACCAGGCGCGAGCTCGTTACCTACACGATCGTGACGGTGGTCTTCGCCGTCGTAATGATCGCCATCGTGGCGGGGTTGGACTACGGCGCGAACTGGGCGGTCCTGAAGATTTTTGGCTGA
- the rplJ gene encoding 50S ribosomal protein L10 has protein sequence MPRPEKVQLVAELTDRFASSTAAVLTEYRGLSVAQLNELRRALNGDAEYTVVKNTLSKLAVRNAGLTELEPLLQGPSAVAFVRGDPVKAAKSLRDFARANNALVIKGGILEGKLLSAAEVAALADLESREVLLAKVAGAANAVLARAAGLFQAPLAQVARLAEALRAKQAES, from the coding sequence ATGCCGCGGCCAGAGAAGGTGCAGCTCGTCGCCGAACTGACGGACCGCTTTGCGTCGTCCACGGCGGCCGTGCTCACCGAGTACCGAGGCCTGAGCGTGGCGCAGCTCAACGAATTGCGCCGTGCGCTCAACGGTGACGCCGAGTACACCGTTGTCAAGAACACGCTGTCGAAGCTCGCCGTGCGCAATGCCGGTCTCACCGAATTGGAACCCCTGTTGCAAGGCCCGTCCGCGGTTGCGTTCGTCCGCGGCGATCCGGTCAAGGCCGCCAAGAGCCTGCGTGACTTCGCCCGCGCCAACAACGCCTTGGTGATCAAGGGTGGCATTCTGGAGGGCAAGCTTCTGTCGGCCGCCGAGGTGGCGGCGCTCGCGGACCTGGAGTCCCGCGAGGTGCTCCTCGCCAAGGTGGCCGGTGCCGCGAACGCTGTCCTCGCCCGTGCCGCGGGACTGTTCCAGGCGCCGCTCGCTCAGGTCGCCCGGCTCGCTGAGGCCCTGCGCGCCAAGCAGGCCGAGTCTTAG
- a CDS encoding 2-oxoacid:acceptor oxidoreductase subunit alpha encodes MPTKEVRQVDRVIIRFAGDSGDGMQLTGDRFTSETAEFGNDLSTLPNFPAEIRAPAGTLPGVSSFQVHFADHDIMTPGDAPNVLVAMNPAALKANVKDLPRGAQIIVNSDEFTPRACQRVGYTSNPLDDGSLADYRVTAIPLTSMTVEALKDFDISKKDAERAKNMFALGLLSWMYHRPTESTLAFLEKKFAKNPEIAKANIAAFQAGYHFGETTELFAVSYEVKPAALQPGTYRNISGNLALAYGLIAASKATGMPLFLGSYPITPASDILHELAKHKNFGVRTFQAEDEIAGVTAAIGASFGGSLGVTTTSGPGVALKSEAIGLAVMLELPLIICDIQRGGPSTGLPTKTEQADLLQAMFGRNGEAPVAIVAPRSPCDCFAMAIEAARIATKYRTPVFLLSDGYLANGSEPWLLPDVSQLPDLRVDFATEPNHVAEDGSRHFWPYVRDPETLARAWALPGTPGLEHRIGGLEKSDGSGAISYDPENHDRMVRLRQAKIDGIARDIPPLEVDDPDGEAELLVLGWGSTYGPIGAACRRVRANGLRVAQAHLRYLNPFPANTGEVLARYRKVLIPEMNLGQLALLIRGKFLVDAISYDRVRGLPFKAAELADVITATIESMQQ; translated from the coding sequence GTGCCCACCAAGGAAGTCCGCCAAGTCGATCGCGTCATCATCCGATTCGCGGGCGACTCCGGCGATGGAATGCAACTCACCGGCGACCGGTTCACGTCGGAGACCGCTGAATTCGGCAACGACCTGTCGACCCTGCCGAATTTCCCCGCGGAAATCCGCGCGCCGGCCGGCACCCTGCCGGGCGTGTCGTCGTTCCAGGTGCACTTCGCCGACCACGACATCATGACCCCCGGCGACGCGCCGAATGTGCTCGTCGCGATGAACCCGGCGGCGCTCAAAGCAAACGTCAAGGATCTGCCGCGCGGCGCGCAGATCATCGTCAATTCCGACGAATTCACCCCGCGCGCATGCCAGCGGGTGGGGTACACCAGCAATCCGCTGGACGACGGTTCACTCGCCGACTACCGGGTCACCGCGATTCCGCTCACGTCGATGACGGTCGAAGCGCTCAAAGACTTCGACATCTCGAAGAAGGACGCCGAGCGGGCGAAGAACATGTTCGCGCTCGGGCTGCTGTCGTGGATGTACCACCGGCCGACCGAATCCACCCTGGCGTTCCTGGAGAAGAAGTTCGCCAAGAACCCGGAAATCGCCAAGGCGAATATCGCCGCGTTTCAAGCCGGATACCACTTCGGCGAGACAACCGAACTGTTCGCCGTCTCGTACGAAGTCAAACCGGCGGCTTTGCAGCCTGGCACGTACCGCAACATTTCCGGGAATTTGGCCCTCGCCTACGGGCTCATCGCAGCGTCCAAGGCCACCGGGATGCCGCTCTTCCTCGGCTCGTACCCCATCACACCGGCGTCCGACATCCTGCACGAACTCGCCAAGCACAAGAACTTCGGTGTGCGCACCTTCCAAGCCGAGGACGAAATCGCCGGAGTGACCGCGGCGATCGGCGCATCGTTCGGCGGATCGCTCGGGGTGACGACGACCTCGGGTCCCGGCGTTGCGTTGAAGAGTGAGGCGATCGGCCTTGCCGTGATGCTGGAACTGCCGCTCATCATTTGTGACATCCAGCGCGGCGGTCCGTCCACCGGCCTCCCCACCAAAACCGAGCAGGCCGATCTGCTGCAGGCAATGTTCGGCCGCAACGGGGAAGCGCCGGTGGCCATCGTCGCACCACGGTCGCCGTGCGATTGCTTCGCGATGGCCATCGAAGCCGCCCGCATTGCGACCAAGTACCGCACCCCGGTGTTCCTGCTCTCCGACGGGTACCTCGCGAACGGATCCGAACCGTGGCTGCTGCCTGACGTGTCGCAACTCCCCGACCTGCGGGTGGATTTCGCCACCGAACCCAACCACGTGGCCGAGGACGGAAGCCGCCACTTCTGGCCGTACGTGCGGGATCCGGAGACTCTTGCCCGGGCATGGGCGCTCCCCGGCACGCCCGGTCTCGAACACCGGATCGGCGGATTGGAGAAATCCGACGGATCCGGCGCGATTTCCTACGACCCCGAGAATCACGACCGGATGGTCCGGCTCCGCCAGGCGAAAATCGACGGCATCGCCCGGGACATTCCCCCGCTCGAGGTGGACGATCCGGACGGCGAGGCCGAACTCCTCGTGCTGGGGTGGGGATCCACCTACGGCCCGATCGGTGCCGCCTGCCGCCGGGTACGGGCGAACGGGCTGCGGGTGGCACAGGCACACCTGCGTTATCTCAACCCGTTCCCGGCGAACACCGGCGAGGTGCTCGCCCGTTACCGCAAGGTCCTCATCCCCGAGATGAACCTCGGCCAGCTCGCGCTCCTCATCCGGGGGAAGTTCCTCGTCGACGCCATCTCCTACGACCGGGTCCGCGGACTCCCCTTCAAGGCCGCGGAACTCGCCGACGTCATCACCGCGACGATCGAAAGCATGCAGCAATGA
- a CDS encoding pyridoxal phosphate-dependent aminotransferase: MPARISRRIAAISESATLAVDAKAKALRAAGRPVIGFGAGEPDFPTPEHIVEAAVAAARDPRNHRYTPTAGLPELREAIAAKTQRDSGLSVDPAQVLVTNGGKQAVYQAIATVIDVGDEVLLPAPYWTTYPEAIKLAGGIVVEVPTDETTGYRADVATLETYRTKRTKALLFCSPSNPTGAVYPPEEVAAIGRWAAEHGIWVITDEIYEHLVYGDAVFSSMPVLVPEIADRCVVLNGVAKTYAMTGWRVGWMIGPSDVIKAATNLQSHLSSNVANVSQRAALAAVSGDLTAVARMRDAFDRRRRTIVRMLGEIPGVRCPEPLGAFYAYPSVKELLGRRIRGRRPQNSAELAELLLDEAEVAVVPGEAFGTPGYLRLSYALADDDLVEGVSRIAKVLGEAE, translated from the coding sequence ATGCCCGCCCGTATCTCCCGCCGTATTGCGGCAATTTCCGAATCCGCAACCCTCGCGGTGGACGCCAAGGCCAAGGCTCTCCGGGCCGCCGGCCGACCGGTGATCGGCTTCGGGGCCGGTGAACCGGACTTCCCCACCCCCGAGCACATCGTCGAAGCGGCTGTCGCGGCAGCCCGCGATCCGCGGAATCACCGGTACACGCCGACCGCGGGACTGCCCGAGCTGCGGGAAGCCATCGCGGCCAAGACGCAGCGCGACAGCGGTCTGAGCGTGGATCCGGCGCAGGTGCTGGTGACCAACGGCGGCAAGCAGGCGGTGTATCAGGCCATCGCCACGGTCATCGATGTCGGCGACGAGGTGCTTCTCCCGGCGCCGTACTGGACGACCTACCCAGAAGCGATCAAACTCGCCGGTGGGATCGTGGTGGAAGTTCCCACCGACGAGACGACCGGGTACCGGGCCGACGTCGCAACGCTCGAGACCTATCGCACCAAGCGGACCAAGGCGCTGCTGTTCTGTTCCCCGTCCAACCCGACCGGCGCGGTGTACCCGCCGGAGGAGGTGGCGGCGATCGGCCGATGGGCGGCCGAGCACGGCATCTGGGTGATCACAGACGAGATTTACGAGCACCTCGTCTACGGGGACGCCGTCTTCAGCTCGATGCCGGTGCTCGTTCCCGAGATCGCCGATCGCTGCGTCGTGCTCAACGGCGTCGCCAAGACCTACGCGATGACCGGGTGGCGGGTTGGATGGATGATCGGCCCATCCGATGTCATCAAGGCTGCGACGAATTTGCAGTCCCACTTGTCGTCGAACGTGGCCAACGTCTCCCAGCGGGCGGCGCTTGCCGCGGTGAGCGGCGACCTCACCGCGGTGGCCCGGATGCGGGACGCCTTTGACCGCAGGCGGCGGACCATCGTCCGGATGCTCGGTGAGATTCCCGGTGTGCGCTGCCCGGAGCCGCTTGGGGCGTTTTACGCGTACCCGTCGGTGAAAGAGCTGCTCGGACGGCGGATTCGCGGACGCCGGCCGCAGAATTCCGCGGAATTAGCGGAACTGCTGCTGGACGAAGCCGAGGTTGCGGTCGTGCCTGGTGAGGCGTTCGGTACGCCGGGTTACCTGCGGTTGTCGTACGCACTGGCCGATGACGACCTGGTTGAGGGAGTCTCGCGAATCGCCAAAGTGCTCGGCGAAGCCGAATAG
- a CDS encoding MaoC family dehydratase, producing MTPATAGPPPSPDAVDVGTPIPPRRFVITRADLIRYAGASGDTNPIHWSDRIARRVGLPGVIAHGMLTMALAGRAVTDWAGDPGAVTDFAVRFTHPVVVPDDDEGVAVEVTGVVAEKLDGRAVRVDLTATCGDVKVLGMARAVVRLAARGSQSGG from the coding sequence GTGACACCCGCGACGGCCGGTCCACCGCCAAGCCCCGACGCGGTCGACGTCGGTACGCCGATCCCGCCCCGGCGGTTCGTCATCACCCGAGCTGATCTCATCCGGTACGCCGGCGCCTCCGGTGATACCAACCCGATTCACTGGAGTGACCGGATCGCCCGAAGGGTCGGGCTTCCCGGTGTCATCGCACACGGCATGCTGACCATGGCACTCGCCGGACGCGCGGTCACCGACTGGGCAGGTGACCCCGGGGCGGTGACCGACTTTGCGGTGCGGTTCACCCATCCGGTGGTGGTGCCGGACGACGACGAGGGCGTCGCCGTCGAGGTGACCGGCGTGGTAGCGGAGAAATTGGACGGCCGGGCGGTTCGCGTCGATCTGACGGCCACCTGCGGCGACGTCAAGGTTCTCGGCATGGCCCGGGCGGTCGTCCGCCTTGCCGCTCGCGGATCTCAAAGCGGCGGCTGA
- a CDS encoding YajQ family cyclic di-GMP-binding protein has product MPESSFDVVSKADRQEVDNALNQTAKKIAQRFDFKDTGAQIRWSGDLGVEIRANSADRTLAVLDVFKEMLIKRGVSLKFLDVGEPKPSGKEFRLAVTIKQGIPTETARRLITLIKDEGPRGVHAQIQGDQLRVSSKKKDDLQAVIALLKAKDLDIALQFTNYR; this is encoded by the coding sequence GTGCCGGAGTCATCGTTCGATGTGGTGAGCAAGGCCGACCGGCAGGAGGTCGACAACGCGCTCAACCAGACCGCCAAGAAGATCGCGCAGCGCTTCGACTTCAAGGACACCGGGGCGCAGATTCGCTGGTCCGGCGACCTCGGCGTCGAAATCCGCGCGAACAGCGCCGACCGCACCCTGGCGGTGCTCGACGTCTTCAAAGAGATGCTGATCAAGCGGGGGGTGTCGCTGAAGTTCCTCGACGTCGGCGAACCGAAACCATCCGGCAAGGAGTTCCGCCTCGCAGTGACGATCAAGCAGGGTATTCCGACCGAGACGGCACGCCGGCTCATCACGCTCATCAAGGACGAGGGGCCGCGCGGCGTCCACGCTCAGATCCAGGGCGATCAGCTCCGCGTCTCCAGTAAGAAGAAGGACGACCTGCAGGCCGTCATCGCCCTGCTCAAAGCCAAAGACCTCGACATCGCCCTCCAGTTCACCAACTACCGTTAG